The Streptomyces nitrosporeus genome includes a window with the following:
- a CDS encoding restriction endonuclease subunit S produces the protein MTSVLGASLPNRWGASRLKHMTCLLNRGSAPNYVDNGPVRAISQAANQSAGLDWSRTRFHNYDGNATKLKGYLRQEDVLINSTGTGTLGRVGFFTGAPDDIPCMADSHVTIARTKSDELHPRFAYYWLGSQPFQEYVYAALAVGATNQIELNRESLGDAPVPVPPLEEQRRIADFLDAETASIDSLDTTRSAQLNLLAARERAMLDLSFREARSATPTRLKYLFSVRPRYGVLVPVFTDEGVPFIRVNDLLDLEGRADGLRNIPSELSAQYARSVVQPGDLLMSVVGTLGRAAIAPASLDGANIARAVCSMRFVPEVEVELVKSWLGTSAFHQQALVATSTDTAQPTLGMEDLGNFALTWPSDPKERKHLVREITRIQDSMRRLSSNLERQKSVLAERRQALIIAAVTGQIDVSTASGRGIEE, from the coding sequence CTAAAGCACATGACGTGCCTGCTGAATCGCGGATCCGCCCCGAATTACGTGGACAACGGACCAGTACGCGCAATCAGCCAGGCTGCAAATCAAAGTGCCGGACTTGACTGGTCTCGTACCCGGTTTCATAACTATGACGGTAACGCGACGAAGCTGAAGGGATACCTGCGGCAGGAAGACGTCCTGATCAACTCAACTGGGACGGGAACTCTCGGTCGAGTTGGTTTCTTCACTGGCGCACCCGATGACATTCCATGCATGGCCGACAGTCACGTCACAATCGCGCGAACGAAAAGTGATGAACTGCATCCCAGGTTCGCCTATTATTGGCTTGGCTCACAGCCGTTCCAGGAGTACGTGTACGCAGCGCTCGCAGTTGGGGCCACGAACCAGATCGAGTTGAACCGCGAGAGTCTAGGCGATGCGCCCGTTCCAGTGCCGCCACTGGAAGAACAGCGCCGCATCGCAGACTTCCTCGACGCCGAGACCGCCAGCATCGATTCTTTGGACACCACTCGGTCCGCGCAGCTGAACCTCCTCGCAGCACGCGAACGAGCGATGCTCGACCTATCGTTCCGAGAGGCGCGATCCGCAACTCCGACGCGGCTCAAATACCTCTTCTCTGTGCGCCCGCGCTACGGCGTTCTGGTTCCGGTGTTCACGGACGAAGGCGTCCCGTTCATCCGAGTCAACGACCTCCTGGATCTGGAGGGGCGGGCCGACGGCCTGCGCAATATTCCGAGCGAACTGTCAGCGCAGTACGCCAGAAGCGTCGTACAGCCAGGCGATCTGCTGATGAGCGTTGTGGGAACGCTCGGACGTGCGGCGATCGCCCCCGCGAGCCTGGATGGTGCGAACATCGCGCGAGCCGTGTGTTCGATGCGTTTCGTTCCCGAGGTAGAGGTGGAACTCGTCAAGTCCTGGCTCGGCACGAGCGCCTTCCACCAGCAAGCCCTCGTCGCCACGAGCACAGATACGGCTCAACCGACGCTCGGCATGGAAGACTTGGGCAATTTCGCGCTGACCTGGCCATCAGACCCGAAGGAACGGAAACACTTGGTCCGGGAGATCACTCGCATTCAGGACTCCATGAGGCGCCTGAGCAGCAACCTGGAGCGTCAGAAATCGGTCCTCGCCGAACGGCGCCAAGCCCTGATCATCGCCGCCGTCACCGGTCAGATCGACGTGTCCACCGCCAGCGGACGAGGAATCGAGGAATGA